Proteins encoded in a region of the Saccharomyces eubayanus strain FM1318 chromosome V, whole genome shotgun sequence genome:
- a CDS encoding SRP1/TIP1 family protein: MVKLTSIAAGVAAIAAGASATTTLAQSDERVNLVELGVYVSDIRAHLAQYYLFQAAHPTETYPVEVAEAVFNYGDFTTMLTGIAPDQVTRMITGVPWYSTRLRPAISKALSKDGIYTVAK, from the coding sequence atGGTCAAATTAACTTCAATCGCTGCTGGTGTCGCCGCCATCGCCGCCGGTGCCTCCGCAACTACCACTCTAGCTCAATCTGACGAAAGAGTCAACTTGGTTGAATTGGGTGTCTACGTTTCCGATATTAGAGCACATTTGGCCCAATACTACCTGTTCCAAGCCGCCCACCCAACTGAAACATACCCAGTCGAAGTTGCTGAAGCCGTTTTCAACTACGGTGACTTCACCACCATGTTGACCGGTATTGCTCCAGACCAAGTCACTAGAATGATCACTGGTGTCCCATGGTACTCCACCAGGTTGAGACCAGCCATCTCCAAGGCCCTATCCAAGGACGGTATTTACACTGTCGCCAAATAG